The genomic stretch GTAGACCAGGGTGTTGCGGGCCAGCTCACTCGCCGCGGTGACCAGCTTCGTCTGGTCGACCAGCGACAGCTTCACGGCGACGGCGAGCGTACGGACGAGCTGCCGGACCCGAACGACGTCCTGGTCGGAGACGACCTCGATGCGCTGGGCCTGATCGCTCACGGTGTGGGCACCACGGGCGTCTCAGGGTCGTCCTCGTCCTCACCGAACGGGTCGTCGACGTCCTCGCTGCGCTGCCGGGCCAGCAGCTCCATACCGAGCTCGACGTTGAGGGCGGTGCGGATGCCGGGCAGCGACAGCCCCAGCTCGACCAGCGTGATCGCGACGGCCGGACGCATGCCCACCACCACGGTGTCGGCGTCGAGCACCTTCGAGATCGAGGCGATCGAGGCGAGCGTACGGCCGACGAACGAGTCGACGATGTCGAGCGCGCTGATGTCGATGACCACGCCGTGGCAGCCGGTCGCCACGATCCGATCGGCGAGGTCCTCCTGCAGCTGCAGGGCGGTTTGGTCCTCCATGTCGATCTGGATGGAGACGAGGAGGATGTCACCGATCTTGAGGATCGGAACCCGCTCCATGTCAGCGGCCCTTCCTGGTCGCCTGGGCCAGGACGTAACGCAACGCGTCGGCCAGCGAGGACTTGGTCGCGATGTCGCCGAACTCGATGCCGAGGGCGACGATCGTCTGCGCGATCTGGGGGCGGATGCCGGAGATGATGCAGTCGGCGCCCATC from Paractinoplanes brasiliensis encodes the following:
- a CDS encoding STAS domain-containing protein — protein: MERVPILKIGDILLVSIQIDMEDQTALQLQEDLADRIVATGCHGVVIDISALDIVDSFVGRTLASIASISKVLDADTVVVGMRPAVAITLVELGLSLPGIRTALNVELGMELLARQRSEDVDDPFGEDEDDPETPVVPTP